In a genomic window of Curtobacterium sp. MCBD17_035:
- a CDS encoding class I mannose-6-phosphate isomerase gives MDDRPTGSRATYDTAPSVAVGPGHHAWTGPEAWGRLAEHAAPGRPIAIDTYPGSDLDGLRAELARALPDAELIDVEAAAAHSPEYIDALLAPNLTDDRVFGVMDHRTLDVLYDADRLAAVADRVAASERPVVVYGWGATLVPTTFDTIVLADLARWEIQQRQRAGAPNWRADNGDDDQLRKVKRGFFVEWRMADRHKRALFDRIDYVLDANSTMATAKLITGDTFRAGLAAATTRPFRVVPFFDPGVWGGQWMKTTFDLDDAENYAWCFDCVPEENSLLIDVDGTLVEVPSLDLVLRHPRELLGERTHARFGPEFPIRFDFLDTMEGGNLSLQVHPLTGYIQDKFGMHYTQDESYYLLDAADDAVVYLGLREDAEPAAMEQALRTAETGAAPFEADAFVNAFPAKKHDHFLIPAGTVHCSGANSMVLEISATPYIFTFKMWDWGRVGLDGVPRPIHLDHAMANVQWDRDTTWTRDHLVDQVTEVAAGDGWVEERTGLHELEFIEVRRHWFTDVVPHDTRGTVNVLNLVEGAEAVVESPTGAFEPFVVHYAETFIVPAAVGPYAIRPHGRGVGQRLGTVKASVRGTERG, from the coding sequence ATGGACGACCGACCGACCGGATCACGGGCGACCTACGACACGGCACCGTCGGTGGCCGTCGGACCCGGGCACCACGCCTGGACCGGCCCCGAGGCATGGGGGCGACTGGCGGAACACGCGGCTCCCGGTCGCCCGATCGCGATCGACACCTACCCCGGCAGCGACCTCGACGGGCTGCGCGCTGAGCTCGCGCGGGCGCTCCCCGACGCCGAGCTCATCGACGTCGAGGCCGCGGCGGCGCACTCCCCCGAGTACATCGACGCGCTCCTCGCCCCGAACCTCACCGACGACCGGGTGTTCGGCGTCATGGACCATCGCACGCTCGACGTCCTGTACGACGCGGACCGCCTCGCCGCCGTGGCCGACCGGGTCGCCGCGTCCGAGCGGCCCGTCGTGGTCTACGGCTGGGGCGCCACGCTCGTGCCGACGACGTTCGACACCATCGTCCTCGCCGACCTCGCCCGATGGGAGATCCAGCAGCGGCAGCGCGCGGGCGCCCCGAACTGGCGCGCGGACAACGGCGACGACGACCAGCTCCGCAAGGTCAAGCGCGGGTTCTTCGTCGAGTGGCGGATGGCCGACCGGCACAAGCGGGCGCTGTTCGACCGGATCGACTACGTCCTCGACGCGAACAGCACGATGGCGACCGCCAAGCTCATCACCGGCGACACGTTCCGAGCCGGACTCGCGGCCGCGACGACCCGTCCGTTCCGGGTCGTCCCGTTCTTCGACCCCGGCGTGTGGGGCGGCCAGTGGATGAAGACGACGTTCGACCTCGACGACGCCGAGAACTACGCCTGGTGCTTCGACTGCGTGCCCGAGGAGAACAGTCTCCTGATCGACGTCGACGGCACGCTGGTCGAGGTCCCCTCGCTCGACCTGGTCCTCCGGCACCCGCGGGAGCTCCTGGGCGAACGGACCCACGCGCGGTTCGGCCCGGAGTTCCCGATCCGCTTCGACTTCCTGGACACCATGGAGGGCGGCAACCTGTCACTCCAGGTCCATCCGCTGACCGGGTACATCCAGGACAAGTTCGGCATGCACTACACGCAGGACGAGAGCTACTACCTGCTCGACGCCGCCGACGACGCCGTGGTGTACCTCGGGCTCCGCGAGGACGCCGAACCCGCAGCGATGGAGCAGGCACTCCGCACCGCCGAGACCGGTGCCGCCCCGTTCGAGGCCGACGCGTTCGTCAACGCGTTCCCCGCCAAGAAGCACGACCACTTCCTCATCCCCGCCGGCACCGTGCACTGCTCCGGCGCGAACTCGATGGTGCTCGAGATCTCGGCGACGCCGTACATCTTCACCTTCAAGATGTGGGACTGGGGCCGGGTCGGGCTCGACGGCGTCCCGCGTCCGATCCACCTCGACCACGCGATGGCGAACGTGCAGTGGGACCGGGACACGACGTGGACCCGCGACCACCTGGTCGACCAGGTGACCGAGGTGGCCGCCGGCGACGGCTGGGTCGAGGAGCGCACCGGCCTGCACGAACTCGAGTTCATCGAGGTCCGCCGGCACTGGTTCACCGACGTCGTCCCGCACGACACCCGCGGCACGGTCAACGTCCTCAACCTCGTCGAGGGCGCCGAGGCCGTCGTCGAGAGCCCGACCGGCGCATTCGAGCCGTTCGTCGTCCACTACGCCGAGACCTTCATCGTCCCGGCCGCCGTCGGCCCCTACGCGATCCGGCCGCACGGCCGCGGGGTCGGGCAGCGGCTCGGGACCGTCAAGGCGTCGGTGCGGGGGACGGAGCGGGGGTAG
- a CDS encoding LacI family DNA-binding transcriptional regulator translates to MAAAGNGSRPTTGRGRGAPTVKDIARVAEVSPMTVSRVLSGGKNVRPELQDRVERAIAEVGYHRNENARRLRQGRRSGLVGVLITNVGNPYYAGMLQGVEEVVGEAGRRIIIGVTNEDEDLEQQLLADFLGRQVEGLIVVPAGREPARFAPDALAGVPVVLASRTFPDVSADAILLDDIHGAFVATDRMLAEGHTRVGFLGNQVSVSTGRRRFEGFRQAHERHGLEPVDELVRLGQQDVSSAEQAMDQLLGLEAPPTAVFAANNRNSIGAIRAITKSRARARDRGEQPAPLRLFGFDSFEFADMSPVPLSVVAHDAAELGRVAARMLFDRLDRGDDSAPRLVELPVEFVDFA, encoded by the coding sequence ATGGCAGCCGCGGGGAACGGGAGCCGGCCCACGACGGGGCGCGGTCGTGGTGCGCCGACGGTCAAGGACATCGCGCGCGTCGCCGAGGTCAGCCCGATGACGGTGTCCCGCGTGCTCTCCGGGGGTAAGAACGTCCGGCCCGAGCTCCAGGACCGGGTCGAGCGCGCCATCGCCGAGGTCGGCTACCACCGGAACGAGAACGCCCGCCGACTCCGCCAGGGTCGCCGCTCGGGACTCGTCGGCGTGCTCATCACGAACGTCGGGAACCCGTACTACGCGGGGATGCTCCAGGGCGTCGAGGAGGTCGTCGGCGAGGCCGGCCGACGCATCATCATCGGCGTCACGAACGAGGACGAGGACCTCGAGCAGCAGCTGCTCGCCGACTTCCTCGGTCGGCAGGTCGAGGGCCTCATCGTCGTCCCCGCCGGTCGGGAACCCGCACGGTTCGCCCCCGACGCCCTGGCCGGCGTGCCCGTGGTGCTCGCGTCGCGGACGTTCCCCGACGTCAGCGCGGACGCGATCCTGCTCGACGACATCCACGGCGCGTTCGTCGCCACGGACCGCATGCTCGCCGAGGGGCACACCCGCGTCGGGTTCCTCGGCAACCAGGTGTCGGTGTCGACCGGCCGCCGACGGTTCGAGGGCTTCCGCCAGGCGCACGAACGCCACGGGCTCGAGCCCGTCGACGAGCTCGTCCGGCTCGGGCAGCAGGACGTCAGCTCGGCCGAGCAGGCGATGGACCAGCTGCTCGGCCTGGAGGCCCCGCCCACCGCCGTCTTCGCCGCCAACAACCGCAACTCCATCGGCGCGATCCGCGCGATCACGAAGTCCCGGGCGCGGGCGCGGGACCGCGGCGAGCAGCCCGCTCCGCTCCGGCTCTTCGGGTTCGACTCGTTCGAGTTCGCGGACATGTCCCCGGTGCCGCTGTCCGTCGTCGCGCACGACGCCGCCGAGCTGGGTCGGGTCGCCGCCCGGATGCTGTTCGACCGCCTCGACCGTGGGGACGACAGCGCGCCGCGGCTCGTGGAGTTGCCGGTCGAGTTCGTCGACTTCGCGTAG
- a CDS encoding glycoside hydrolase family 38 C-terminal domain-containing protein: protein MTDARGDRPTRPPLISAQPWQHTDARVGLIDRAVAATGTIGGERVRVLPEPMRATRDDVEVQAVRLLFDTEEAAARATDVVIEPGTATDTGTGAAAAAGAFVGFATAPDALSVRLLVRVVDAPTAVTVRIPSLGDGAVSVELTPQRPWSVHVVHHSHFDFGYTDPQATVIASQRSYLDTAMDLARATDDWPEEARFRWNAEALWAFTDWERHRPQAQVDEFVELVKDGRIGLSAMPYNLHTDTCSTDELHELLRDARRIRDQYGIDFTTAMQTDVPGQVAGLPDALQEVGVKYLAVAHNWAGRSQPHTSGALNLPRMFRWRTPAGNSVIVWMTDSPHGLAYMEGPMIGFTESYASVDALFPAYLTALATRGYPFPPGIFGAHGEQTEGRDGYPWEVLHIRTQGFMGDNGPARLQLAEIVRKWNDTWTSPTLRVSRNEDFFAEAEARHGDELQTFQGDWGDWWVEGVGSAAVPLALAREAQAAVTDAGAFSQAAALIGAAAVPEETARRTEAYDAISMFNEHTWGAGNSWTHGDAGFESGELQWQWKVAQGIGAHQRATEFREQAMAYLGATVPRDPDAVVSFIAANATGRRRSTVARLLVKEAHIGLDQDIEIRDGRTGEPLPVVLEPQSNTAHRESGRWAVVRVEDVPAFGFVRLDVAVAATSAPNDAPVPLGSRARAEVLTLENEYLRVVVDETTSSIASIVERRSGRELVNGSSVAGFNAYLYDQYGSSGAGFNHLANKLSVSDRLELLVSRTTARPAVVLERTSDAVEERLVYEFVADGVDSVVVTLRLRHGDGVLLIENRLAKPTTLIKESAYFAFPFAVDDPVVRFEVSGGVTGDGVPHIPGAPQHMRAIRNWITLTDPETHDDVVWVTKDAPLVQTGSIAVPYAPFPASTSPVEPGTVFSWLHNNVWDTNFPIEQAFTATFRYAVGVRTDRDGASTEGLAVAATGELVHPLTTAEAKGRPDVAARADASLLDLDDDRVQLVGVVAGPEEGTSIVRLQSFADQDVVLTLRPGVAMAEAWVSSFLGDRGTDLPVDDGAVRVTLAPFATTAVGVRWGGGVAAD, encoded by the coding sequence ATGACCGACGCCCGTGGTGATCGCCCGACTCGACCCCCGCTGATCTCGGCACAGCCGTGGCAGCACACCGATGCGCGCGTCGGACTGATCGACCGCGCCGTCGCCGCGACCGGCACGATCGGCGGCGAACGTGTCCGCGTCCTGCCCGAGCCCATGCGCGCCACACGGGACGACGTCGAGGTCCAGGCGGTGCGCCTCCTGTTCGACACCGAGGAAGCGGCGGCGCGCGCGACCGACGTCGTGATCGAACCCGGCACCGCGACCGACACCGGCACCGGCGCCGCCGCCGCGGCGGGCGCGTTCGTCGGCTTCGCGACGGCCCCCGACGCGCTGTCAGTGCGCCTCCTGGTCCGCGTCGTCGACGCGCCGACCGCGGTGACCGTCCGGATCCCGTCCCTCGGCGACGGCGCGGTGTCCGTCGAGCTCACGCCGCAGCGGCCGTGGTCCGTGCACGTCGTGCACCACTCGCACTTCGACTTCGGGTACACCGACCCGCAGGCGACGGTCATCGCGAGCCAGCGGTCGTACCTCGACACCGCCATGGACCTCGCCCGCGCGACCGACGACTGGCCCGAGGAGGCCCGGTTCCGCTGGAACGCCGAGGCGCTCTGGGCGTTCACCGACTGGGAGCGGCACCGCCCGCAGGCGCAGGTCGACGAGTTCGTGGAGCTCGTCAAGGACGGCAGGATCGGCCTCAGCGCGATGCCGTACAACCTGCACACCGACACGTGCTCGACGGACGAACTGCACGAGCTCCTCCGCGACGCGCGGCGCATCCGCGACCAGTACGGCATCGACTTCACCACCGCGATGCAGACGGACGTCCCGGGACAGGTGGCGGGCCTCCCGGACGCGCTGCAGGAGGTCGGCGTCAAGTACCTGGCCGTCGCGCACAACTGGGCGGGCCGGTCGCAGCCGCACACCTCGGGCGCGCTCAACCTGCCGCGCATGTTCCGCTGGCGCACCCCCGCCGGCAACTCGGTGATCGTGTGGATGACCGACAGCCCGCACGGCCTGGCGTACATGGAGGGGCCGATGATCGGCTTCACCGAGTCGTACGCATCCGTGGACGCGCTGTTCCCCGCGTACCTGACCGCGCTCGCCACCCGCGGCTACCCGTTCCCGCCCGGGATCTTCGGCGCGCACGGCGAGCAGACCGAGGGCCGCGACGGCTACCCGTGGGAGGTCCTGCACATCCGCACGCAGGGGTTCATGGGCGACAACGGCCCCGCCCGGCTCCAGCTCGCCGAGATCGTCCGCAAGTGGAACGACACGTGGACGTCCCCGACCCTGCGGGTGTCGCGGAACGAGGACTTCTTCGCCGAGGCGGAGGCACGCCACGGCGACGAGCTCCAGACGTTCCAGGGGGACTGGGGCGACTGGTGGGTCGAGGGCGTCGGCTCCGCGGCCGTGCCGCTCGCACTCGCCCGGGAGGCCCAGGCCGCCGTCACCGACGCCGGCGCGTTCTCGCAGGCGGCCGCGTTGATCGGCGCTGCCGCGGTACCGGAGGAAACCGCGCGCCGCACCGAGGCCTACGACGCGATCTCGATGTTCAACGAGCACACGTGGGGCGCCGGGAACTCCTGGACCCACGGGGACGCCGGGTTCGAGTCGGGGGAGCTGCAGTGGCAGTGGAAGGTGGCGCAAGGCATCGGCGCGCACCAGCGGGCCACCGAGTTCCGGGAGCAGGCGATGGCCTACCTCGGCGCCACGGTGCCGCGCGATCCCGACGCGGTCGTCAGCTTCATCGCCGCGAACGCCACCGGCCGCCGCCGCAGCACCGTCGCGCGCCTGCTCGTCAAGGAGGCCCACATCGGCCTCGACCAGGACATCGAGATCCGGGACGGCCGCACCGGCGAACCGCTGCCGGTGGTCCTCGAACCGCAGTCGAACACGGCGCACCGGGAGTCCGGGCGCTGGGCGGTCGTGCGGGTCGAGGACGTCCCCGCGTTCGGGTTCGTCCGACTCGACGTCGCCGTCGCGGCGACGTCCGCGCCGAACGACGCTCCCGTTCCCCTCGGGTCCCGGGCCCGCGCCGAGGTGCTCACGCTCGAGAACGAGTACCTGCGCGTCGTCGTCGACGAGACCACGTCCTCCATCGCGTCGATCGTCGAGCGGCGGAGCGGACGTGAGCTCGTGAACGGGTCGTCCGTCGCTGGGTTCAACGCGTACCTCTACGACCAGTACGGCAGCTCGGGCGCCGGGTTCAACCACCTGGCGAACAAGCTGTCCGTCTCCGACCGGCTCGAACTGCTCGTGTCACGGACGACCGCCCGGCCCGCCGTCGTCCTCGAGCGGACGAGCGACGCGGTCGAGGAACGCCTGGTCTACGAGTTCGTCGCCGACGGGGTGGACTCCGTCGTCGTGACGCTCCGGCTCCGGCACGGCGACGGCGTGCTGCTCATCGAGAACCGCCTGGCCAAGCCGACGACCCTGATCAAGGAGAGCGCCTACTTCGCGTTCCCGTTCGCCGTCGACGACCCGGTCGTCCGGTTCGAGGTCTCCGGCGGGGTCACGGGCGACGGCGTCCCGCACATCCCGGGAGCGCCGCAGCACATGCGCGCGATCCGCAACTGGATCACCCTGACCGACCCGGAGACCCACGACGACGTCGTCTGGGTGACGAAGGACGCGCCGCTCGTGCAGACCGGGAGCATCGCGGTGCCGTACGCGCCGTTCCCCGCGAGCACGAGTCCCGTCGAACCGGGCACCGTGTTCTCGTGGCTCCACAACAACGTGTGGGACACGAACTTCCCGATCGAGCAGGCGTTCACCGCGACCTTCCGGTACGCCGTCGGGGTCCGCACGGACCGGGACGGAGCCTCGACCGAGGGCCTGGCCGTGGCGGCGACCGGCGAACTCGTGCACCCCCTGACGACCGCTGAGGCCAAGGGCCGTCCGGACGTCGCCGCTCGGGCCGACGCGTCCCTGCTCGACCTCGACGACGACCGCGTGCAACTGGTCGGTGTCGTCGCGGGACCGGAGGAGGGCACCTCGATCGTGCGGCTCCAGTCGTTCGCTGACCAGGACGTCGTGCTGACGCTCCGGCCCGGCGTGGCGATGGCCGAGGCGTGGGTGAGCTCGTTCCTCGGGGACCGGGGGACGGACCTCCCGGTCGATGATGGTGCGGTGCGGGTCACGCTTGCGCCGTTCGCGACGACCGCGGTGGGCGTGCGTTGGGGCGGCGGGGTCGCCGCCGACTGA
- a CDS encoding bifunctional RecB family nuclease/DEAD/DEAH box helicase, producing MQLTADHRVVLSPSDLSVWASCEWAFLRRLDAKLGRAEPLPEAADAMLDRTARLGDEHELRYLATLKAEHGADQVVEFERLDPDRYEQAAQAAAEAMRAGVEVLYQATFHDPGFIGFSDFLIRNDRGEYEVYDTKLARHAKITALLQLAAYAEQIERLGIPVGAQVHLVLGDETVSSHDLADIAPVYRTQRDELRRVIDERIAASEPLAWGDPRYTSCGRCGICSTQVEEHRDLVLVAGMRLDQRARLIAAGVTSIDALATAEGPVPGVSAATLATLRAQARLQTGSERDRQRASSDAHPAPRFEVIDPQALAAIPAPDAGDVFFDFEGDPLYSEDSHTWGLDYLFGLVDTDARFTAFWAHTIREERRALVDFLAFVKERRAQYPGMHVYHYASYERTHLLSLAARHGVGEDDVDDLLRDNVLVDLYPIVRKALLVGSRSYSIKKLEPLYMGEDLRDDAGVTNAADSITAYVEAIEELRNGDPVLGQHALDQVADYNEYDCRSTLRLRDWLLGLEARGRVDDGGSAPDTAGADGASDELEVVLPPAVREPDPVYLALMAEIEGVDALDRTADQQAIALAAAAIDYHRREGKTFWQEHFDRLRNPIDDWADTRDVFIVEQAEVVQDWAKLPGKRTFSRELRLLGALAPGSKVREGTKPHLVYDEPLPISITSPGPGMRGASSKGEVLDVGPNGDRIEILLKESVGQGQTGHEDLPVALTPAAPPAAKPQPEAIAEWGREVLDALPSMLPDPALDLLRRVPPRGGVVPLSVTEDDTVAAVVATLLGLDRSYLAIQGPPGTGKTYVGSHVVARLVQEHGWRVGVVGQSHATSENFLDAVVAAGVPADRVVKVPQRGGDPDRLEAAAWTPVKDNVALAAFLASPAAGSTGRPGGVVGGTAWTFANANTVERRSLDLLVVDEAGQFSLAPTIASSVAASRLLLLGDPQQLPQVSQGSHPEPVDESALGWLADGEHVLPPEFGYFLAHTRRMHPALTAPVSRLSYNGSLTASEAVLSRSLRGLEPGLHVAPVAHVGNTTSSPEEAERVVSLASSVIGLPWTDGGVTRPLTDEDVIVVAPYNAQGALIRAALDAAGLRGTQVGTVDLFQGREAVVAIVSLAASSAAEIPRGLDFLLMPNRLNVAISRAKWAAFVVYSPGLTTALPTSIAGMALLSRFIELVDAPR from the coding sequence ATGCAACTGACCGCCGACCACCGCGTCGTGCTGAGCCCGAGCGACCTGAGCGTCTGGGCCTCGTGCGAGTGGGCGTTCCTGCGGCGCCTCGACGCCAAGCTGGGGCGCGCCGAACCCCTGCCCGAGGCGGCAGACGCGATGCTCGACCGCACCGCTCGCCTGGGTGACGAGCACGAGCTCCGGTACCTCGCGACGCTCAAGGCCGAGCACGGCGCGGACCAGGTCGTCGAGTTCGAGCGCCTCGACCCGGACCGGTACGAGCAGGCGGCGCAGGCCGCGGCGGAGGCCATGCGCGCCGGCGTGGAGGTCCTGTACCAGGCGACGTTCCACGACCCGGGCTTCATCGGGTTCTCGGACTTCCTCATCCGCAACGACCGCGGTGAGTACGAGGTCTACGACACCAAGCTCGCCCGGCACGCCAAGATCACCGCGCTGCTGCAGCTCGCCGCGTACGCCGAGCAGATCGAGCGGCTCGGCATCCCGGTCGGGGCGCAGGTGCACCTGGTCCTCGGCGACGAGACCGTGAGCAGCCACGACCTCGCCGACATCGCACCGGTGTACCGGACGCAGCGCGACGAGCTCCGGCGCGTCATCGACGAGCGCATCGCCGCCTCCGAGCCGCTGGCGTGGGGCGACCCCCGCTACACCTCGTGCGGCCGGTGCGGCATCTGCAGCACGCAGGTCGAGGAGCACCGCGACCTCGTCCTCGTCGCCGGCATGCGCCTCGACCAGCGAGCGCGCCTCATCGCGGCGGGCGTGACGAGCATCGACGCCCTCGCGACCGCCGAGGGCCCGGTGCCCGGTGTCAGCGCGGCGACGCTGGCGACGTTGCGGGCGCAGGCGCGCCTCCAGACCGGATCGGAACGCGACCGACAGCGGGCCAGTTCCGACGCGCACCCCGCACCACGGTTCGAGGTGATCGACCCGCAGGCGCTCGCGGCGATCCCGGCGCCGGACGCGGGCGACGTGTTCTTCGACTTCGAGGGCGACCCGCTGTACTCCGAGGACAGCCACACCTGGGGCCTCGACTACCTGTTCGGGCTCGTCGACACGGACGCCCGCTTCACCGCGTTCTGGGCGCACACGATCCGGGAGGAACGGCGCGCGCTCGTCGACTTCCTCGCGTTCGTCAAGGAGCGGCGCGCGCAGTACCCGGGTATGCACGTCTACCACTACGCGTCGTACGAGCGGACGCACCTGCTGTCGCTCGCCGCCCGGCACGGTGTGGGCGAGGACGACGTCGACGACCTGCTGCGCGACAACGTCCTGGTCGATCTGTACCCGATCGTGCGGAAGGCCCTGCTCGTCGGCAGCCGGAGCTACTCGATCAAGAAGCTCGAGCCGCTCTACATGGGCGAGGACCTGCGCGACGACGCCGGCGTGACGAACGCCGCGGACAGCATCACCGCGTACGTCGAGGCGATCGAGGAGCTCCGGAACGGGGACCCGGTCCTGGGGCAGCACGCGCTCGACCAGGTCGCGGACTACAACGAGTACGACTGCCGATCGACGCTGCGGCTCCGCGACTGGCTGCTCGGCCTGGAGGCCCGGGGTCGCGTCGACGACGGCGGCTCCGCACCCGACACGGCCGGGGCCGACGGCGCATCCGACGAGCTGGAGGTCGTGCTCCCGCCGGCCGTGCGCGAGCCCGACCCGGTGTACCTGGCGCTCATGGCCGAGATCGAGGGCGTCGACGCGCTCGACCGCACGGCGGACCAGCAGGCCATCGCGCTCGCCGCGGCCGCCATCGACTACCACCGGCGTGAGGGCAAGACGTTCTGGCAGGAGCACTTCGACCGGCTCCGGAACCCGATCGACGACTGGGCCGACACCCGCGACGTGTTCATCGTGGAGCAGGCCGAGGTCGTGCAGGACTGGGCGAAGCTGCCCGGCAAGCGGACGTTCTCGCGCGAACTCCGCCTGCTCGGCGCGCTCGCACCCGGCAGCAAGGTCCGCGAGGGCACGAAGCCGCACCTCGTCTACGACGAACCCCTGCCGATCTCGATCACCTCGCCGGGGCCGGGCATGCGTGGCGCCTCGAGCAAGGGCGAGGTCCTCGACGTCGGGCCGAACGGCGACCGCATCGAGATCCTGCTCAAGGAGTCGGTCGGGCAGGGGCAGACGGGGCACGAGGACCTGCCGGTGGCGCTCACACCCGCCGCACCGCCAGCCGCGAAGCCGCAGCCCGAGGCGATCGCCGAGTGGGGGCGCGAGGTGCTCGATGCGCTCCCGTCGATGCTGCCCGACCCGGCCCTCGACCTGCTGCGGCGGGTGCCGCCGCGCGGAGGCGTCGTGCCGCTGTCCGTGACGGAGGACGACACCGTCGCGGCCGTCGTCGCGACCCTGCTCGGACTCGACCGGTCGTACCTGGCGATCCAGGGGCCTCCCGGCACCGGCAAGACGTACGTCGGCTCGCACGTCGTCGCACGGCTCGTGCAGGAGCACGGGTGGCGGGTCGGCGTCGTCGGGCAGTCACACGCGACCTCCGAGAACTTCCTCGACGCCGTCGTCGCCGCGGGTGTTCCCGCCGACCGCGTCGTCAAGGTGCCGCAGCGCGGGGGAGATCCCGACCGACTCGAGGCGGCCGCTTGGACGCCAGTCAAGGACAACGTCGCGCTCGCCGCGTTCCTGGCCAGCCCCGCAGCGGGATCGACAGGTCGTCCCGGCGGTGTCGTCGGCGGGACGGCCTGGACGTTCGCCAACGCCAACACCGTCGAACGGCGGTCGCTCGACCTGCTCGTGGTCGACGAGGCGGGGCAGTTCTCGCTCGCGCCCACGATCGCCTCGTCCGTCGCCGCGTCGCGACTCCTGCTGCTCGGCGACCCGCAGCAGCTGCCCCAGGTGTCGCAGGGCTCGCACCCCGAGCCGGTCGACGAGTCCGCCCTCGGCTGGCTGGCAGACGGCGAGCACGTCCTGCCGCCGGAGTTCGGGTACTTCCTGGCGCACACCCGGCGGATGCACCCGGCCCTGACCGCGCCCGTCTCGCGCCTGTCCTACAACGGGTCGCTCACCGCGTCCGAGGCCGTCCTGTCCCGGTCGCTCCGGGGACTCGAGCCGGGCCTCCACGTCGCGCCGGTCGCGCACGTGGGGAACACGACGTCCTCGCCCGAAGAAGCGGAGCGGGTCGTGTCGCTCGCGTCGTCCGTCATCGGGCTGCCGTGGACGGACGGCGGCGTGACCAGGCCACTGACGGACGAGGACGTCATCGTCGTGGCGCCCTACAACGCGCAGGGCGCGCTGATCCGCGCCGCGCTCGACGCCGCCGGGCTGCGCGGGACGCAGGTCGGAACGGTCGACCTGTTCCAGGGCCGGGAGGCCGTGGTCGCCATCGTCTCGCTCGCCGCGTCCTCCGCCGCCGAGATCCCGCGGGGGCTCGACTTCCTGCTCATGCCGAACCGGCTCAACGTCGCGATCTCGCGGGCGAAGTGGGCGGCGTTCGTCGTGTACTCGCCGGGGCTGACGACGGCGCTGCCGACGTCGATCGCGGGGATGGCGTTGCTGTCGCGGTTCATCGAGCTCGTCGACGCTCCGCGGTAG
- a CDS encoding alpha/beta fold hydrolase has translation MAPTIDDTARSKVLELLALPSPDSMRPTAVRREHLRRDEGVQYDRVVLDAADGDTIPCLLLTPDEQAGIDVIAVHQHAGAFAIGKSEPAGLIGEPTLAYGTSLARAGARVILPDLVGFEERQRRWTDDPAADERLDALFRVAKGSSLQSKHTGDIAVVTSWMQDTSVGPTDVRIIGHSLGGQVALFSLAVDARVSKGVVSCGIGSLASFESERIRHNPAWFVPGLLASGDVPLVAAAVEQPVLVAAGRNDKLFPMAGVQDAFDAFRPGVLTAMVFDGGHSMPPFVLDAAVQHLLASPAMN, from the coding sequence ATGGCGCCGACGATTGACGACACCGCTCGCTCAAAGGTTCTCGAGCTCCTCGCGCTTCCATCACCCGATTCGATGCGACCGACAGCGGTCCGTCGAGAGCATCTTCGGCGCGATGAGGGAGTGCAGTACGACCGCGTTGTGCTTGACGCTGCTGACGGCGACACGATCCCCTGCCTACTGCTGACGCCGGATGAGCAGGCCGGGATCGACGTGATCGCGGTGCATCAACACGCGGGAGCATTCGCCATCGGGAAGAGCGAGCCAGCTGGACTCATTGGCGAACCGACCCTTGCCTACGGTACGTCGCTCGCTCGCGCTGGAGCGCGTGTGATCCTGCCCGACCTCGTCGGCTTTGAAGAGCGCCAACGGAGGTGGACCGACGATCCCGCTGCCGACGAGCGACTCGACGCGCTCTTCCGAGTGGCGAAGGGCAGCAGCCTCCAGTCCAAGCACACCGGCGACATCGCCGTCGTGACGAGCTGGATGCAGGACACCAGCGTGGGTCCCACTGATGTCAGGATCATCGGTCACTCGCTTGGTGGTCAAGTGGCGCTGTTTTCCCTCGCGGTCGACGCTCGGGTCTCGAAAGGAGTCGTGAGCTGCGGGATTGGCTCGCTGGCGTCATTTGAGTCGGAGCGCATCCGGCACAACCCGGCGTGGTTCGTTCCCGGCCTGTTGGCATCGGGCGACGTTCCGTTGGTCGCCGCTGCCGTCGAGCAGCCCGTTCTCGTCGCTGCCGGACGCAACGACAAGCTCTTCCCGATGGCCGGCGTGCAGGACGCGTTCGACGCTTTCCGGCCGGGCGTGTTGACCGCGATGGTGTTCGACGGTGGACATTCAATGCCGCCGTTCGTCCTGGACGCGGCCGTTCAGCATCTCCTTGCGTCACCGGCGATGAATTGA